One part of the Streptomyces sp. AM 2-1-1 genome encodes these proteins:
- the cysS gene encoding cysteine--tRNA ligase, which yields MTIRLYDTSARQIRDFVPLTAGCVSIYLCGATVQAAPHIGHIRSGLNFDIMRRWFAYRGYDVTFVRNVTDIDDKIIRKSEEHGRPWWSIGYENERAFNDGYAALGCLPPTYEPRATGHVPEMIEMMRGLIERGHAYAADGNVYFDVRSFPGYLELSNQNLDDLRQPSGEGETGKRDQRDFAMWKSVKPGEPSWETPWGRGRPGWHLECSAMAHKYLGTAFDIHGGGIDLIFPHHENEIAQSKGFGDAFAAYWVHNGWVTMAGEKMSKSLGNSVLVSEMVKAWRPIVLRYYLGSAHYRSMIEYSEASLRDAESAFARIEGFAQRVTEKTGETVEPASEVPPAFAEAMDDDLGIPQALAIVHTTVRQGNSALAADDKEAAIARLAEVRAMLGVLGLDPLDPHWAGEGDRGEDLHGVVDTLVRLVLDQRQSARERKDWAAADAIRDQLNQSGLIIEDSASGPRWTLGPR from the coding sequence GTGACTATTCGCCTGTACGACACCAGCGCCCGGCAGATCCGTGACTTCGTCCCGCTCACAGCGGGCTGTGTCTCGATCTACCTCTGCGGCGCTACCGTCCAGGCCGCACCGCACATCGGGCACATCCGCTCCGGTCTGAACTTCGACATCATGCGCCGCTGGTTCGCCTACCGCGGGTACGACGTGACCTTCGTCCGGAACGTCACGGACATCGACGACAAGATCATCCGGAAGTCCGAGGAGCACGGCCGCCCCTGGTGGTCGATCGGGTACGAGAACGAGCGCGCGTTCAACGACGGCTACGCCGCGCTCGGCTGCCTGCCGCCCACCTACGAGCCCCGCGCCACCGGTCACGTCCCCGAGATGATCGAGATGATGCGCGGTCTCATCGAGCGCGGCCACGCCTACGCGGCGGACGGCAACGTCTACTTCGACGTGCGCTCGTTCCCCGGGTACCTCGAGCTCTCCAACCAGAACCTCGACGATCTGCGCCAGCCGTCCGGCGAGGGCGAGACCGGCAAGCGCGACCAGCGCGATTTCGCCATGTGGAAGTCCGTGAAGCCGGGCGAGCCCAGCTGGGAGACCCCCTGGGGTCGCGGCCGGCCGGGTTGGCACCTGGAGTGCTCCGCGATGGCGCACAAGTACCTCGGCACCGCCTTCGACATCCACGGCGGCGGCATCGACCTGATCTTCCCGCACCACGAGAACGAGATCGCCCAGTCGAAGGGGTTCGGCGACGCCTTCGCGGCGTACTGGGTGCACAACGGCTGGGTCACCATGGCCGGCGAGAAGATGTCGAAGTCGCTGGGCAACTCCGTCCTGGTCAGCGAGATGGTCAAGGCGTGGCGGCCGATCGTGCTCCGCTACTACCTCGGCAGCGCGCACTACCGCTCGATGATCGAGTACAGCGAGGCGTCCCTGCGGGACGCGGAGTCCGCGTTCGCGCGGATCGAGGGTTTCGCGCAGCGGGTCACCGAGAAGACGGGCGAGACGGTCGAGCCCGCCTCCGAGGTGCCGCCGGCCTTCGCGGAGGCGATGGACGACGACCTGGGCATCCCGCAGGCGCTCGCGATCGTCCACACCACCGTGCGCCAGGGCAACTCCGCGCTCGCCGCCGACGACAAGGAAGCGGCGATCGCCCGTCTCGCCGAGGTCCGCGCCATGCTCGGCGTCCTCGGCCTGGACCCGCTCGACCCGCACTGGGCCGGTGAGGGGGACCGGGGCGAGGACCTGCACGGGGTCGTCGACACGCTGGTGCGGCTGGTGCTGGACCAGCGGCAGTCGGCCCGCGAGCGCAAGGACTGGGCCGCGGCCGACGCGATCCGCGACCAGCTGAACCAGTCCGGGCTGATCATCGAGGACAGCGCGAGCGGTCCCCGGTGGACGCTGGGACCGCGCTGA